From a single Deltaproteobacteria bacterium genomic region:
- a CDS encoding decarboxylase codes for MQQLVTQAVERIVPHVASLSQQPAVDVDDAMAMARTLKEPLPEHGQPAAELLDLLFTRIIPKSFNTAGPGYLAYIPGGGIFHSAVADLVTDAVNRYMGLWLAAPGLAQLEANVIRWFCGIVGYPVTANGLLTTGGSLANFSAVVTARRERLPEQFLSGILYASDQTHHSVKKAALLAGFPERNVRAIPSDERCCVRVELLAQAIAADRAAGCTPFLIVGNAGTTNTGAVDDLRALADLARREDCWFHVDAAYGGFFMLTARGQTLMRGIERADSVTLDPHKGLFLPYGTGSLLMRDGGALKRAHGVGASYLPSTDDDPDLMDFSQMSPELSRGFRGLRVWLPLKMHGIGPFRRNLEEKLALTRWATEELRKTPGIEIVAEPQLSIVGFRVVRPGVSPEALDQLNREVLNRINARKRVYLSGTVLREQFVIRICVLSFRTHLDRVQVALEDIREVIEEMD; via the coding sequence ATGCAGCAGTTGGTGACGCAAGCGGTCGAGCGTATCGTTCCGCATGTGGCTTCGCTGTCGCAACAACCCGCCGTGGATGTTGACGATGCCATGGCGATGGCGCGGACATTGAAGGAGCCGCTGCCTGAGCACGGTCAGCCGGCTGCCGAGTTGTTGGACCTACTCTTTACTCGCATCATCCCCAAAAGCTTCAATACCGCCGGGCCGGGATATTTAGCCTACATTCCCGGCGGTGGCATTTTTCACTCGGCGGTAGCGGATCTCGTGACCGATGCCGTGAACCGATACATGGGGCTGTGGCTGGCCGCGCCGGGGCTCGCCCAATTGGAAGCGAATGTCATTCGTTGGTTTTGCGGGATCGTCGGGTATCCTGTGACCGCTAACGGTCTGCTTACCACGGGCGGCTCGCTGGCGAACTTTTCCGCTGTGGTGACAGCGCGGCGGGAGCGCCTGCCGGAGCAGTTCTTGTCCGGGATACTCTATGCCTCTGACCAGACGCACCATTCGGTGAAAAAAGCCGCGCTTCTCGCTGGGTTTCCCGAACGCAACGTGCGCGCTATTCCCTCGGATGAGCGCTGTTGTGTTCGGGTCGAGCTGCTCGCTCAAGCGATTGCCGCTGATCGAGCGGCGGGCTGCACGCCTTTTCTGATTGTCGGCAACGCCGGGACAACGAACACCGGAGCCGTCGACGATCTCCGTGCGCTTGCGGACCTCGCGCGGCGTGAAGACTGCTGGTTTCATGTCGATGCCGCGTACGGTGGGTTTTTTATGTTGACCGCGCGCGGTCAGACGCTCATGCGTGGCATCGAGCGTGCCGATTCGGTGACGCTCGATCCCCACAAAGGCTTGTTTTTGCCCTACGGCACCGGCTCGTTGTTGATGCGCGATGGTGGGGCGCTGAAGCGAGCGCACGGGGTAGGAGCCTCTTATTTGCCTTCGACGGATGACGACCCAGACTTGATGGACTTTAGCCAGATGTCGCCCGAGCTGTCGCGGGGGTTCCGTGGGCTGCGCGTCTGGCTGCCGCTCAAGATGCACGGTATCGGACCGTTTCGTCGAAATTTGGAAGAAAAACTAGCACTGACCCGGTGGGCGACCGAGGAGCTGCGGAAGACGCCAGGGATCGAGATTGTCGCCGAGCCGCAGCTCTCTATCGTGGGGTTCCGTGTCGTTCGCCCGGGGGTGAGTCCAGAAGCCCTTGATCAACTGAATCGGGAAGTGCTTAATCGCATCAACGCTCGCAAGCGCGTCTATCTGTCCGGGACGGTTTTGCGAGAGCAGTTTGTCATCCGCATCTGCGTGCTATCGTTCCGTACTCATTTGGATCGGGTGCAAGTGGCGCTCGAAGACATTCGGGAGGTGATAGAAGAAATGGACTAG